One stretch of Legionella birminghamensis DNA includes these proteins:
- a CDS encoding pseudouridine-5'-phosphate glycosidase has protein sequence MFHELLQINPEVAEAIITNEPVVVLESTLISHGMPYPENLETARIIEETIRSLGAIPATIALHGGRIHIGTSDSLMEELAHSPQTMKASRSDIALVLSKKLTASTTVAATMFCAHLAGLSIFVTGGIGGVHQHVIENFDISADLIELSTTPVTVVCSGAKSILDLPKTLEKLESYGVPVVGYRTNEFPAFYSHSSGLPLVHRLDEPQEIADLLHYQHQLGMRNGVVVANPIPRVAEIPEAQIKPVIEQAREEAKGLQGKSITPFLLQRINELTAGESLRANIELIRNNALLGAQIAVCYYQALKHLSR, from the coding sequence ATGTTTCATGAGCTGTTACAGATTAACCCGGAGGTGGCTGAGGCCATTATTACTAATGAACCGGTGGTTGTGTTGGAATCGACATTAATTTCACACGGCATGCCCTATCCTGAAAATCTGGAAACAGCGCGAATCATTGAAGAGACCATTCGCTCGCTTGGCGCCATTCCGGCCACCATTGCCCTGCATGGGGGCCGCATTCATATTGGTACCAGCGATTCGCTCATGGAGGAACTTGCGCACTCGCCGCAGACAATGAAGGCGTCAAGAAGTGATATTGCCTTAGTCCTCAGTAAAAAACTGACTGCCAGCACCACAGTGGCTGCCACAATGTTTTGTGCCCATCTCGCTGGTTTATCCATCTTTGTAACCGGAGGGATTGGCGGGGTACATCAACATGTTATTGAGAATTTTGATATCTCCGCCGATCTTATTGAATTGTCTACAACCCCGGTTACGGTGGTCTGCTCAGGAGCCAAATCGATACTCGACTTACCCAAAACACTGGAAAAGCTGGAAAGCTATGGGGTTCCGGTTGTAGGTTACCGTACCAATGAATTCCCCGCTTTCTATAGCCACTCCAGCGGCCTTCCCCTGGTTCACCGCCTGGATGAACCACAGGAAATTGCTGACTTGCTTCATTATCAGCACCAGTTAGGAATGAGAAACGGCGTGGTTGTAGCCAACCCCATTCCCAGAGTAGCGGAAATTCCTGAGGCACAGATCAAACCAGTCATTGAACAGGCAAGAGAAGAAGCCAAAGGATTGCAAGGAAAATCCATTACTCCCTTCCTTCTGCAACGAATCAATGAACTAACTGCCGGTGAAAGCCTGCGTGCCAATATAGAACTAATTAGAAATAATGCCCTATTGGGGGCGCAAATTGCTGTTTGTTATTACCAGGCACTAAAACATTTAAGCCGTTAG
- a CDS encoding PilZ domain-containing protein codes for MPVHERRQHFRIDDQVYFDYKILQPGSLVSDKSLTEELLGQNGQRFLETTQYFQTIDYELAELTQSLALKEPALTHYLNLLNAKIDYLARHLLMGDKIHLRKVNISLGGMAFKTKERIKEKTLLKLVIYTKPKMVPIVVDAICVYSQYLSDDLYRTAVQFDTLSPDQEQLLSQHIMLAQVKCRAD; via the coding sequence ATGCCCGTACATGAACGAAGACAACATTTCAGAATTGATGATCAGGTCTATTTTGATTACAAGATTCTTCAGCCGGGAAGCCTTGTTTCTGATAAATCCCTGACTGAAGAGTTACTGGGGCAAAATGGCCAGCGTTTTCTGGAGACTACTCAATACTTTCAGACAATCGACTATGAATTAGCCGAACTGACGCAGTCATTAGCGCTGAAAGAACCAGCACTAACCCACTATCTCAATTTACTAAACGCCAAAATTGATTATCTTGCCCGCCATTTACTTATGGGCGATAAAATTCATTTGCGTAAAGTGAATATCAGCTTGGGCGGCATGGCATTCAAAACAAAAGAACGGATTAAGGAGAAGACCCTTTTAAAGCTGGTAATTTATACTAAACCCAAGATGGTACCTATCGTAGTGGATGCCATCTGTGTGTACAGCCAATATTTAAGCGACGATTTGTATCGAACTGCAGTCCAGTTTGATACGCTTTCGCCAGATCAGGAACAATTGCTTTCACAGCATATTATGCTGGCCCAGGTAAAATGCCGTGCTGATTGA
- a CDS encoding oxidative damage protection protein produces the protein MTHQVYCLKLKKEAEGLDRKPFPGTLGEKIFNNICKQAWNMWLAHQTMLINEYRLSLIDPKAREFLTHEMDKFLFGEGSEKPAGYTPEENE, from the coding sequence ATGACTCACCAAGTGTATTGTTTAAAACTAAAAAAGGAGGCCGAAGGCCTGGACAGAAAACCATTTCCCGGCACACTGGGCGAAAAAATATTCAATAATATTTGCAAACAGGCATGGAACATGTGGCTTGCCCATCAGACCATGCTAATTAATGAATACCGATTGAGTTTAATTGATCCCAAGGCGCGGGAATTTTTAACGCATGAAATGGACAAGTTTTTATTTGGGGAAGGATCGGAAAAACCGGCAGGTTATACTCCAGAAGAGAATGAATAA